A region of Plectropomus leopardus isolate mb chromosome 16, YSFRI_Pleo_2.0, whole genome shotgun sequence DNA encodes the following proteins:
- the znf513a gene encoding zinc finger protein 513a, producing the protein MPRKKQQNPQPVKLDSEDGVAIEAPGNLTLDTDFLLGQDLEFGDPDHENKILGLEKFSEVAAEIGFSVYPLGDEESPAYSQLSMESETENSHSTTDNGREDEGRAAQSEPSFPPYLSCRGCGQLRDDPLGPGIDLVGPYCLRCCKASREAKSTDFCSPFGGISGIRSGSHLQLDGEGVGNGMGDKVLTAEDKLAKLHSCHLCGFSSRYANHVKRHMKTHNGEKPFNCPLCTYASAQLVNLQRHLRIHTGEKPYKCDICTFACSSPGNLKRHQRMHVPSAGAGQDAPPRPTSGQNSLKGHVTGQRPNEEVSGTSAKVSEVARPTSNLSLGAQNNDYLSAFDGLKGASPPPIPASNPAPGHQPPPLLDSTGSSGSRATREGVADGAALPPSLFPFTCRLCGIVLEDEDGSSAQICAKCTLEMLTKDSSSSPNSPGERSDKVYTCAACPFLTHYPNHLARHMKTHSGEKPYKCPQCDYASAHFDNLKRHHRVHTGEKPYKCHLCDYACGNLANLKRHQRVHSGAKPFQCAVCSYCCNQSMNLKRHMLRHTGEKPYKCQECGYTTGHWDNYKRHQKKHGLATDGWVKVPMTGNNEEEGGRKGMGADVPAHRKEAGVDMQYMSREGGQTIHSCYKLEIV; encoded by the exons atgccaagaaaaaaacagcagaatccACAGCCAGTCAAGT TGGATTCTGAAGATGGTGTAGCCATTGAAGCTCCAGGAAACCTCACCTTAGACACAGACTTCCTTCTCGGACAAGACCTTGAGTTTGGTGATCCGGATCATGAAAACAAGAttctaggcctggaaaagttcTCAG AAGTAGCTGCTGAGATCGGTTTCTCTGTGTATCCTCTGGGTGATGAGGAGAGCCCTGCCTACAGCCAGCTCAGCATGGAAAGCGAAACAGAAAACTCGCACAGCACAACTGACAACGGTCGGGAAGACGAGGGCAGAGCAGCGCAGTCCGAGCCCAGTTTTCCTCCCTACCTGTCCTGCAGGGGTTGTGGACAGCTCCGCGATGACCCTCTGGGACCTGGCATAGACTTGGTTGGTCCGTACTGCCTTAGGTGCTGCAAAGCCTCACGGGAAGCCAAAAGTACGGACTTCTGTTCACCTTTTGGAGGCATCAGCGGGATTCGCTCAGGTTCCCATTTGCAGCTCGATGGTGAAGGGGTGGGAAACGGGATGGGGGACAAAGTACTGACGGCTGAGGACAAATTGGCCAAATTGCACTCATGCCACCTCTGCGGCTTCTCCTCGCGTTACGCCAACCATGTGAAGCGTCACATGAAGACTCACAATGGGGAGAAGCCCTTTAACTGCCCCCTGTGCACTTACGCCTCAGCGCAGCTGGTGAACCTGCAGAGACACCTGCGCATTCACACCGGGGAAAAACCTTACAAATGTGACATCTGCACTTTTGCCTGCAGTTCCCCCGGCAACCTCAAGAGGCATCAGCGCATGCATGTTCCCTCTGCAGGGGCGGGACAGGACGCCCCCCCACGACCTACCAGTGGCCAAAACAGTCTTAAGGGGCACGTAACAGGACAACGACCCAATGAAGAAGTGTCTGGTACTTCAGCCAAGG TTTCAGAAGTTGCGAGGCCGACTTCGAACCTGAGTTTGGGAGCCCAGAACAACGACTACCTATCAGCCTTTGATGGCTTGAAGGGGGCGTCACCACCACCCATACCAGCCTCTAACCCGGCTCCTGGCCACCAGCCTCCGCCCCTGCTGGACTCCACaggcagcagcggcagcagggCTACCAGAGAGGGCGTGGCAGATGGCGCCGCCCTCCCCCCTTCgctttttccttttacctgccGGTTGTGTGGCATCGTCCTGGAGGACGAGGACGGCTCCTCGGCCCAGATTTGTGCCAAGTGTACCCTTGAAATGCTGACTAAAGACTCGTCATCATCTCCCAACAGCCCTGGCGAGCGCAGTGATAAGGTGTACACCTGCGCCGCCTGCCCTTTCCTCACACACTACCCAAACCACTTGGCACGCCACATGAAAACTCACAGCGGCGAGAAACCCTACAAGTGCCCACAGTGCGACTACGCCTCAGCGCACTTCGACAACCTCAAGCGCCACCACAGAGTGCACACGGGCGAGAAACCTTACAAGTGCCATTTGTGCGATTACGCCTGCGGGAACCTGGCCAACCTGAAGCGCCACCAGCGCGTGCACTCGGGCGCAAAGCCCTTCCAGTGTGCCGTGTGCAGTTACTGCTGCAACCAGAGCATGAACCTGAAGCGGCACATGCTCCGGCACACGGGAGAGAAGCCGTACAAGTGTCAGGAGTGCGGCTACACCACCGGTCACTGGGACAATTACAAGAGACATCAGAAGAAACACGGCCTGGCCACGGACGGCTGGGTCAAAGTCCCAATGACAGGCAACAATGaagaagagggaggaagaaaagggATGGGAGCTGACGTTCCAGCTCACAGAAAAGAAGCAGGTGTTGATATGCAGTACATGTCGAGGGAGGGAGGTCAGACAATACACTCGTGCTACAAACTTGAGATTGTATAA